A single Curtobacterium sp. MCSS17_015 DNA region contains:
- a CDS encoding DUF6188 family protein, with protein MTDDPVLEFAAARVDVLTVTFQTTIGFSNGTTMQFEAEFAITGSDGERRLVDPTTPSSLAPVLALHGDTVTNATLDGADLRLHFASGTVLEAWPDEAYESWHHHGGGPERRMITAMPGGGLAVFGPPATSD; from the coding sequence ATGACCGACGATCCCGTTCTCGAGTTCGCCGCCGCCCGCGTGGACGTCCTGACCGTCACCTTCCAGACCACCATCGGGTTCTCGAACGGCACGACGATGCAGTTCGAGGCCGAGTTCGCGATCACCGGTTCGGACGGGGAACGCCGGCTCGTGGACCCGACGACCCCATCGTCGCTCGCACCCGTCCTGGCCCTGCACGGCGACACGGTCACGAACGCGACACTCGACGGCGCCGACCTCCGGCTCCACTTCGCATCCGGGACCGTCCTCGAGGCCTGGCCCGACGAGGCGTACGAGTCCTGGCACCACCACGGCGGCGGACCGGAGCGCCGGATGATCACCGCCATGCCCGGCGGTGGCCTGGCGGTCTTCGGCCCACCAGCAACGTCAGACTGA
- a CDS encoding DUF6188 family protein — MTNTTSVPIQLHLAGDTVDAVTVDNAVTVSFSSGATLRFETAFSLTETDGTHTFMEPGDPPSLLPLLALHTKVVERGTVTVARIAIRFASGELLEGWSHRDRPSWHWSEPGRARLDIDVLTGGEVVSRTLPGGMPS; from the coding sequence GTGACGAACACCACGTCGGTTCCCATCCAGCTGCACCTCGCTGGCGACACGGTGGACGCCGTCACGGTCGACAACGCCGTCACCGTCAGCTTCTCGAGCGGGGCGACCCTCCGGTTCGAGACCGCCTTCTCGCTGACCGAGACCGACGGCACGCACACCTTCATGGAACCGGGCGACCCGCCCTCGCTCCTGCCGCTCCTCGCGCTGCACACGAAGGTGGTGGAACGCGGCACGGTCACCGTCGCCCGCATCGCCATCCGCTTCGCATCGGGTGAGCTCCTGGAGGGGTGGTCCCACCGCGACCGGCCCTCGTGGCACTGGTCCGAACCAGGACGAGCGCGCCTGGACATCGACGTCCTGACCGGCGGCGAGGTCGTCTCCCGCACGCTGCCGGGAGGGATGCCGTCATGA
- a CDS encoding DUF6531 domain-containing protein produces MSGRTIPAGGGGGGGGTSSAVPADLRSFQSGVRSCDESLAGAVSTFRNALTDYESGCNPCWGTLNAQSLVTAVNDWLTANGQDAAWAGTVAAQFEAAGGGTGPATLSDASISAALAAAGIDATRDDLTIAPFSAMGTPPTNGFADDPVNTATGNFLEPETDLRFGGAAAALHFSRMYNSLDTRVGWFGIGWSSVLDVRLELGDEVASIVLEDGRQVDFPRDGDGWGRGVGEDLWLRREDAVLVVADNAGFPTNTSKNSR; encoded by the coding sequence GTGAGCGGCCGGACCATCCCGGCCGGTGGGGGCGGCGGAGGCGGCGGCACGTCGTCGGCGGTGCCCGCAGACCTCCGGTCATTCCAGTCCGGTGTCCGGTCGTGCGACGAGTCACTCGCTGGTGCGGTCTCGACCTTCCGCAACGCCCTGACCGACTACGAGTCCGGCTGCAACCCGTGCTGGGGCACGCTGAACGCGCAGTCGCTCGTGACCGCCGTGAACGACTGGCTGACCGCGAACGGTCAGGACGCGGCCTGGGCAGGGACCGTCGCGGCGCAGTTCGAGGCCGCAGGCGGTGGCACCGGACCCGCCACACTGTCGGACGCCTCGATCTCCGCGGCCCTGGCCGCGGCCGGCATCGACGCCACTCGCGACGACCTCACCATCGCCCCGTTCTCGGCGATGGGCACCCCGCCGACGAACGGCTTCGCCGACGATCCGGTGAACACCGCGACGGGCAACTTCCTCGAGCCGGAGACCGACCTGCGCTTCGGTGGGGCCGCGGCAGCGCTGCACTTCTCGCGGATGTACAACTCGCTCGACACCCGGGTCGGGTGGTTCGGCATCGGCTGGTCGTCGGTGCTCGACGTCCGGTTGGAGCTCGGCGACGAGGTCGCGTCGATCGTGCTCGAGGACGGACGCCAGGTCGACTTCCCCCGGGACGGCGACGGCTGGGGACGCGGGGTCGGCGAGGACCTCTGGCTCCGCCGTGAGGACGCCGTGCTCGTCGTCGCCGACAACGCCGGATTCCCTACCAACACATCGAAAAACTCACGATGA
- a CDS encoding SufE family protein — translation MNDVLPQPLAEIRDDFLELSQQDRLQLLLEFSDELPALPERLQGHEDELERVEECQSPVFITVTVGADGDAPDVVRMHATAPREAPTTRGFASILTQGLSGLTVEQVLAVPADYPLTLGLNEAVSPLRIRGMVGMLGRVQRQVRAAVASA, via the coding sequence ATGAACGACGTACTCCCTCAGCCCCTCGCCGAGATCCGCGACGACTTCCTCGAGCTGTCCCAGCAGGACCGCCTGCAGCTGCTCCTCGAGTTCTCCGACGAACTCCCCGCGCTGCCCGAGCGCCTGCAGGGGCACGAGGACGAGCTCGAGCGCGTCGAGGAGTGCCAGTCCCCCGTGTTCATCACCGTCACGGTGGGTGCCGACGGCGACGCCCCGGACGTGGTGCGGATGCACGCGACGGCGCCGCGTGAGGCACCGACCACCCGCGGCTTCGCGTCGATCCTGACCCAGGGGCTCTCCGGGTTGACCGTCGAGCAGGTGCTCGCCGTCCCGGCCGACTACCCGCTGACGCTCGGGCTGAACGAGGCGGTCAGCCCGCTGCGGATCCGCGGCATGGTCGGGATGCTCGGGCGGGTGCAGCGGCAGGTGCGGGCGGCGGTCGCGTCCGCCTGA